In Capsicum annuum cultivar UCD-10X-F1 chromosome 11, UCD10Xv1.1, whole genome shotgun sequence, one genomic interval encodes:
- the LOC124888931 gene encoding uncharacterized mitochondrial protein AtMg00860-like, with product MVEDTLEVFMYDFSVVGDSFDLWLLNLSQALQWCEEFNMVLNWKKCHFMVKEGIILSHKISVKVTEVDRANVKVIEKLPPPILVKGLRSFLGHAGFYRRFIKDFSKAANPLCKLLEKEAKFLFDDDCR from the coding sequence ATGGTtgaggacaccttggaggtgtttatgtaTGACTTCTCAGTTGTTGGAGATTCCTTTGATTTGTGGTTGCTGAATCTAAGTCAAGCATTACAGTGGTGTGAAGAGTTTAATATGGTCCTTAATTggaaaaaatgccacttcatggtaaaGGAAGGCATTATTCTCAGTCATAAAATATCTGTGAAAGTAACTGAGGTAGATAGGGCCAATGTTAAGGTCattgagaaactacctccccCTATCTTAGTAAAAGGGCTGCGTAGCTTTCTTGGCCATGCAGGATTCTATCGCAGATTTATAAAAGATTTCTCAAAGgctgcaaacccattatgcaaacttcttGAAAAGGAGGCCAAGTTCTTATTTGATGATGACTGCAGATAG
- the LOC124888932 gene encoding uncharacterized protein LOC124888932 has product MRDVSEVALGAVLRAYLLETKVVVHTDHTALRASLAKYGVKKHKVATPYHPQTSGQVEVSNREIQDILAKTVNSNRQDRSQKLDDALWAYRTAFKMPIGMLPYKLVYGKACHLPIELEYKALWALRRLKSD; this is encoded by the exons ATGCGTGATGTTAGCGAGGTGGCGCTTGGAGCTGTGTTGAG AGCGTATTTGCTAgagaccaaggtggtggtccacactgatcATACAGCTCTGAG GGCTTCTTTAGCAAAATACGGTGTTAAGAAACATAAGGTggcaactccataccacccacaaactagtgggcaagtggaggtttCAAACAGAGAAATCCAAGACATCCTTGCTAAAACTGTGAATTCCAATAGACAAGACAGGTCACAAAAGCTGGATGATGCTCTTTGGGCATACAGAACAGCTTTTAAAATGCCTATTGGTATGTTGCCATACAAACTTGTGTATGgaaaggcatgtcacttgccaattgaatTGGAGTATAAAGCATTATGGGCACTCAGAAGACTGAAGTCGGACTAG